In Puntigrus tetrazona isolate hp1 chromosome 24, ASM1883169v1, whole genome shotgun sequence, a genomic segment contains:
- the tgfbr1b gene encoding TGF-beta receptor type-1b, which yields MRMMRMTRMDAIPCRLVFLALFFGSRIQHTEALQCYCHRCPNHTCAMDGLCYVSITKSGGVTTQQSWCISENELIPRDRPFVCAPSAKHDTGIYPMCCDTDWCNKNPDPNAFPVPTQKPPALGPIAFAALIAGPVCVVCFLMVTVFYICHSRSVLHHRVPNEEDPSMDHPFITVGTTLKDLIYDMTTSGSGSGLPLLVQRTIARTIILQESIGKGRFGEVWRGKWRGEEVAVKIFSSREERSWFREAEIYQTVMLRHENILGFIAADNKDNGTWTQLWLVSDYHEHGSLFDYLNRYTVTVEGMIKLSLSTASGLAHLHMEIVGTQGKPAIAHRDLKSKNILVKKNGTCCIADLGLAVRHDSATDTIDIAPNHRVGTKRYMAPEVLDDSINMKHFESFKRADIYAMGLVFWEIASRCSIGGIHEDYQLPYYDLVQSDPSVEEMRRVVCEQKLRPNIPNRWQSCEALRVMAKIMRECWYANGAARLTALRIKKTLSQLSQQEGIKM from the exons atgaggatgatgaggatgacGAGGATGGACGCTATACCGTGTCGTCTCGTGTTTTTAGCTCTGTTCTTTGGGTCCAGGATCCAGCACACGGAAG ccTTACAGTGCTACTGTCACCGGTGTCCAAACCACACGTGTGCCATGGACGGCCTGTGTTACGTGTCCATCACTAAGTCCGGCGGAGTGACCACGCAGCAGAGCTGGTGCATCAGCGAGAACGAGCTGATCCCACGAGACCGGCCCTTCGTCTGCGCTCCCTCGGCCAAACACGACACCGGCATCTACCCCATGTGCTGCGACACCGACTGGTGCAACAAGAACCCCGACCCCAACGCCTTCCCAg TGCCGACTCAGAAGCCTCCGGCGCTGGGGCCCATAGCGTTCGCGGCCCTGATCGCGGGGCCCGTGTGTGTGGTGTGCTTCCTGATGGTCACCGTCTTCTACATCTGCCACAGCCGCTCGGTCCTTCATCACCGCGTGCCTAACGAGGAAGACCCCTCCATGGACCACCCCTTCATCACGGTCGGAACCACCCTCAAAGACCTCATCTACGACATGACCACGTCCGGCTCCGGCTccg gtctTCCTCTGCTGGTGCAGCGGACCATCGCCAGGACCATCATCCTTCAGGAGAGCATCGGGAAGGGCCGCTTCGGGGAGGTGTGGAGGGGCAagtggagaggagaggaggtgGCCGTCAAGATCTTCTCCTCCAGAGAGGAGCGCTCCTGGTTCAGAGAGGCTGAGATCTACCAGACCGTGATGCTCCGGCACGAGAACATCCTCGGCTTCATCGCCGCCGACAACAAag atAACGGCACGTGGACTCAGCTGTGGCTGGTGTCAGACTATCACGAGCACGGCTCGCTCTTCGACTATCTGAACCGCTACACGGTGACGGTGGAGGGCATGATCAAGCTGTCTCTGTCCACCGCCAGCGGCCTGGCTCACCTGCACATGGAGATCGTGGGGACGCAAG GGAAGCCGGCCATCGCTCACAGAGATCTGAAGTCCAAGAACATCCTGGTGAAGAAGAACGGGACGTGCTGCATCGCTGACCTGGGTCTGGCCGTCCGTCACGACTCCGCCACCGACACCATCGACATCGCTCCCAACCACCGAGTGGGCACTAAACG GTACATGGCCCCGGAGGTGCTGGACGACTCAATAAACATGAAGCACTTCGAGTCGTTCAAGAGGGCAGACATCTACGCCATGGGGCTGGTCTTCTGGGAGATTGCCAGCAGATGTTCAATCGGAG GCATCCATGAGGACTACCAGCTGCCGTACTACGACCTGGTTCAGTCGGACCCGTCGGTGGAGGAGATGAGGAGAGTGGTGTGTGAACAGAAGCTACGACCCAACATTCCCAACAGATGGCAGAGCTGTGAG gcCCTGCGTGTGATGGCTAAGATCATGCGTGAGTGCTGGTATGCTAACGGAGCGGCCCGCCTGACGGCCCTGCGCATCAAGAAGACGCTGTCTCAGCTCAGCCAGCAGGAGGGCATCAAGATGTAG